In one window of Fictibacillus phosphorivorans DNA:
- a CDS encoding alpha/beta fold hydrolase yields the protein MNENIMVLSDGRQLGYSLYGDLKGIPLFLFHGTPGSRVWFTEDDSIAKELGIFLIATDRPGYGLSDKKHHFKLLDYAQDMEELAKHLELENFSVLGVSGGGAFAAAVTYALPNQVEVCMLVGTATPFENGKPPTTMSKENRIGFYMTKYCPWLLKQLEKLKKKLIDQKPELYIKNLRKGGSYLSDWDNNMLQRDEVLENGVLHSKEAYRQGVDGVIDESKLLTKDWGFKVEKLTTPVIVWHGEKDTFSSFIEVRNLANKIPQVETHYLEEAGHFLTESDEVWKSILTSFKESVFKS from the coding sequence ATGAATGAAAACATCATGGTTTTATCTGACGGAAGACAATTAGGATATTCCCTATATGGAGACCTAAAAGGTATTCCATTATTCTTATTTCATGGAACGCCAGGGTCAAGAGTGTGGTTTACAGAAGATGATTCAATCGCTAAAGAATTAGGAATTTTTTTGATTGCTACTGATCGTCCTGGGTACGGTCTTTCAGATAAGAAACATCATTTTAAACTACTTGATTATGCTCAAGATATGGAAGAACTAGCAAAGCATTTAGAGTTAGAAAATTTCTCCGTATTAGGTGTTTCAGGAGGTGGAGCATTTGCTGCAGCTGTTACGTATGCACTTCCCAACCAAGTTGAGGTGTGTATGTTGGTTGGTACGGCAACACCATTTGAAAATGGAAAACCTCCAACAACGATGTCAAAAGAGAATCGAATCGGTTTTTATATGACGAAGTACTGTCCGTGGTTACTTAAGCAATTAGAAAAATTAAAGAAAAAATTGATCGATCAGAAGCCAGAGTTGTACATAAAAAATTTGAGAAAAGGTGGTTCTTATCTCTCAGATTGGGATAACAATATGCTTCAAAGGGATGAAGTTCTTGAAAATGGAGTGCTCCATTCTAAGGAAGCTTACCGACAAGGAGTAGATGGAGTAATCGATGAGAGCAAATTATTAACGAAAGACTGGGGTTTTAAAGTAGAGAAGTTAACTACTCCAGTAATCGTTTGGCATGGAGAGAAAGATACATTTTCATCTTTCATTGAGGTGAGAAACTTGGCTAACAAAATTCCTCAAGTAGAAACCCATTATCTAGAAGAGGCTGGACATTTTTTAACTGAAAGTGACGAAGTTTGGAAGTCCATTTTAACTAGCTTTAAAGAATCCGTTTTTAAGTCCTAA